The Cyprinus carpio isolate SPL01 chromosome A5, ASM1834038v1, whole genome shotgun sequence genome has a segment encoding these proteins:
- the LOC109076076 gene encoding endoplasmic reticulum chaperone BiP-like, protein MRLLCVFLLVAGSVFAEEDDKKDSVGTVIGIDLGTTYSCVGVFKNGRVEIIANDQGNRITPSYVAFTTEGERLIGDAAKNQLTSNPENTVFDAKRLIGRTWGDSSVQQDIKYFPFKVIEKKNKPHIQLDIGSGQMKTFAPEEISAMVLTKMKETAEAYLGKKVTHAVVTVPAYFNDAQRQATKDAGTIAGLNVMRIINEPTADGMDKRDGEKNILVFDLGGGTFDVSLLTIDNGVFEVVATNGDTHLGGEDFDQRVMEHFIKLYKKKTGKDVRKDNRAVQKLRREVEKAKRALSAQHQARIEIESFFEGEDFSETLTRAKFEELNMDLFRSTMKPVQKVLEDSDLKKTDIDEIVLVGGSTRIPKIQQLVKEFFNGKEPSRGINPDEAVAYGAAVQAGVLSGEEDTGDLVLLDVCPLTLGIETVGGVMTKLIPRNTVVPTKKSQIFSTASDNQPTVTIKVYEGERPLTKDNHLLGTFDLTGIPPAPRGVPQIEVTFEIDVNGILRVTAEDKGTGNKNKITITNDQNRLTPEDIERMVNEAERFADEDKKLKERIDARNELESYAYSLKNQIGDKEKLGGKLSSEDKETIEKAVEEKIEWLESHQEADLEDFQAKKKELEEIVQPIVSKLYGSAGGPPPEEGEDQGDKDEL, encoded by the exons ATGAGATTGCTCTGCGTGTTCCTGCTGGTGGCCGGCAGCGTTTTTGCCGAAGAGGACGACAAGAAGGATAGTGTCGGGACCGTGATTGGAATAGACCTCGGGACGACCTACTCCTG TGTTGGAGTGTTCAAGAACGGCCGTGTCGAGATCATCGCTAATGACCAGGGAAACCGCATCACTCCGTCATACGTGGCCTTCACCACCGAAGGTGAGCGTCTCATCGGAGATGCTGCGAAGAACCAGCTGACCTCCAACCCAGAGAACACCGTCTTTGATGCCAAGAGGTTGATCGGACGCACGTGGGGCGACTCGTCCGTGCAACAGGACATTAAATACTTTCCCTTTAAG GTTATTGAGAAGAAGAACAAGCCTCACATCCAGCTGGACATCGGATCAGGTCAGATGAAGACTTTCGCCCCTGAGGAAATCTCTGCTATGGTTCTGACTAAAATGAAGGAAACTGCAGAGGCTTACCTTGGAAAGAAG GTCACACATGCTGTGGTCACTGTGCCCGCTTATTTCAATGATGCCCAGCGCCAGGCCACCAAAGATGCAGGAACCATCGCCGGTCTGAACGTCATGAGGATCATCAATGAGCC AACCGCAGATGGTATGGACAAGAGGGATGGTGAGAAGAACATCCTGGTGTTTGATCTTGGTGGCGGCACCTTCGACGTTTCCCTGCTGACCATCGATAACGGCGTCTTCGAGGTGGTGGCCACCAACGGAGACACTCACCTCGGCGGCGAAGACTTCGATCAGCGTGTCATGGAGCACTTCATCAAGCTATACAAGAAGAAAACCGGCAAGGATGTGCGCAAGGACAACCGCGCCGTGCAGAAGCTGCGTCGTGAGGTGGAGAAGGCCAAGAGAGCGCTGTCCGCCCAGCACCAGGCCCGCATCGAGATCGAGTCCTTCTTCGAGGGTGAAGACTTCTCCGAGACGCTGACTCGCGCCAAGTTTGAGGAGCTCAACATG GACTTGTTCCGCTCCACCATGAAACCAGTGCAGAAGGTTCTGGAAGACTCTGACCTGAAGAAGACTGACATTGACGAGATCGTCCTGGTCGGTGGCTCCACTCGTATTCCCAAGATCCAGCAGCTGGTGAAGGAGTTCTTCAACGGCAAGGAGCCGTCCAGAGGAATCAACCCGGATGAGGCCGTGGCTTACGGAGCCGCCGTCCAGGCTGGAGTCCTGTCAGGAGAAGAGGACACTG GTGACCTGGTGCTTCTGGACGTTTGCCCTTTGACACTGGGCATTGAGACGGTCGGAGGAGTGATGACCAAACTCATTCCCAGGAACACCGTTGTACCCACCAAGAAATCCCAGATCTTCTCCACCGCTTCTGACAACCAGCCAACTGTCACCATCAAAGTTTATGAAG GTGAGCGTCCGCTAACTAAAGATAACCACCTTCTGGGCACCTTTGACCTGACCGGCATCCCTCCGGCTCCCCGCGGCGTCCCTCAGATCGAGGTCACCTTTGAGATTGACGTCAACGGCATCCTACGTGTCACCGCAGAGGATAAGGGCACGGGCAACAAGAACAAGATCACCATCACCAATGACCAGAACCGACTGACCCCTGAGGACATTGAGCGCATGGTGAACGAGGCTGAACGCTTCGCCGATGAGGACAAGAAGCTGAAGGAGCGCATCGACGCCCGCAACGAGCTGGAGAGCTACGCCTACTCCCTGAAGAACCAGATCGGGGATAAGGAAAAGCTGGGTGGCAAACTGTCGTCCGAGGACAAAGAGACCATCGAGAAGGCAGTCGAGGAGAAGATAGAGTGGCTGGAGTCTCACCAGGAAGCAGACCTCGAGGACTTCCAGGCCAAGAAGAAGGAGCTGGAGGAAATTGTACAGCCCATCGTAAGCAAGCTGTACGGTAGCGCGGGCGGCCCGCCACCGGAGGAGGGTGAGGATCAGGGTGACAAGGACGAGTTGTAG